A genomic stretch from Anabrus simplex isolate iqAnaSimp1 chromosome 2, ASM4041472v1, whole genome shotgun sequence includes:
- the LOC136864491 gene encoding microtubule-associated protein 4 isoform X2: MESQLNPNAAEFIPSPTQQRSIEQFLQSDTAVEVDAELMPMPSKTEEGILKVPFASDNFGSISQSEKLPDLINGQKNDLSSDSCQLEDIGVGAPTTISDSAEDIDFSDQMAVISHTENVPQSEISSALIDQGSEKKCNVDISSDFPASNETLPTKLISDSAGFPEFLDTHVNMDDTTNVPVQVQESSEPLSPVIQEFEQLSNGSESAAIAELDQHKELGVHLEQLQELSELDVCPIPNKSTDMEAHMPMLDQNLVENKCASSDNELNKLIDQIPDDPTNLQDDASSFHPGDKAREPIHISFELQKDIAPEMESQPELVKLNGEDCSLSFDIQESVLEETIHEIDESVGASPETPVELDANSPQNLMDGSPREDMASDHQSSILDAGIKANIAEMEQTPMSDATESLHQKGLDNHHELEPKVDIQPTLSSLSSPVDESSQKLPEGDYEPLPPDHPLNVCVFPLDNIKDKQDHFGVSSENEFDVLQKESVTILSGQENESSQGLELNQHEIECSSDIAETSPKVDVESPIVTMTPPPTPLTIGVEGTMVDVQNVLDVDEKSPDISKITDSLQKVDSSTEGEVAGAAAVAATVATAAAAVAADANLKKSEPKKPAAKKPLPEKTKTTTTSKAPVRSKPVPSKTVKSVPTSPTKPASVAAVPKPSPKKLPASAPITKPAKVQSPTPATTSVNRSKPNGLAPKPAPSLLKSKPSSGSSPVTLTNTDAGKPSTKRPETVGNKTGTGTSPASRIRPVSAPTPPLKLSAKPAVSKTTMPTTARPSTASTNGSVTKSKVSSSLPSRPKTIAQSKVASVKEGKESVNKQISSSRTSNMKPSSASTVTRTVAQSSTRKVESKLVGNSACVTKTSATTTTPKTATSKLGTKKQISSSVTSSSSSAKTKVSVSSENRESVEVTSVITSNEVKCDQAMFENAAVTE, translated from the coding sequence ATGGAATCCCAGCTAAATCCCAATGCTGCTGAGTTCATTCCTTCACCAACACAACAGAGATCGATTGAGCAGTTCCTGCAGTCTGATACTGCTGTGGAAGTTGATGCTGAATTGATGCCGATGCCATCAAAGACTGAAGAGGGTATCCTAAAGGTTCCTTTTGCAAGTGATAATTTTGGGTCTATTTCTCAGAGTGAGAAGTTGCCAGACTTGATTAATGGACAGAAAAATGATTTATCAAGTGATTCATGTCAGCTTGAGGATATTGGTGTTGGAGCTCCTACGACAATAAGTGATAGTGCAGAGGATATAGATTTTTCTGACCAGATGGCAGTAATTTCTCATACTGAAAATGTTCCACAGAGTGAAATTTCAAGTGCTTTAATCGATCAGGGTTCAGAGAAGAAATGCAACGTTGATATTTCTAGCGATTTTCCTGCAAGTAATGAAACTCTTCCAACCAAACTAATTTCAGATTCTGCAGGATTCCCTGAATTCCTTGATACCCATGTTAATATGGATGACACAACTAATGTGCCTGTCCAGGTACAGGAATCAAGTGAACCTCTTTCACCTGTTATACAAGAATTTGAACAATTGTCTAATGGAAGTGAAAGTGCTGCAATAGCAGAGTTAGATCAGCACAAGGAACTTGGTGTACACCTTGAGCAATTACAGGAACTGTCAGAATTAGATGTGTGTCCTATTCCTAATAAGAGCACTGATATGGAAGCCCATATGCCAATGTTGGATCAAAATTTGGTGGAGAATAAGTGTGCTAGCTCAGATAATGAATTGAACAAGTTAATTGATCAAATACCTGATGATCCTACAAATCTTCAGGATGATGCATCTTCATTCCACCCCGGAGACAAAGCCAGAGAACCTATTCACATATCATTCGAGCTTCAAAAGGACATTGCTCCTGAAATGGAATCCCAACCTGAACTTGTGAAATTAAATGGTGAGGATTGCAGTTTGAGTTTTGATATTCAGGAGTCTGTTTTGGAGGAAACTATCCATGAAATTGATGAAAGTGTTGGAGCTTCTCCAGAAACCCCTGTTGAATTGGATGCTAATAGTCCACAAAATTTAATGGATGGCAGTCCAAGAGAGGATATGGCCAGTGATCATCAGTCAAGTATATTAGATGCTGGTATAAAAGCAAATATTGCTGAAATGGAACAGACTCCAATGTCAGATGCTACAGAGTCATTACATCAAAAAGGCCTTGATAATCACCATGAGCTTGAACCAAAAGTAGATATTCAACCAACCTTATCAAGTTTGTCATCTCCAGTTGATGAGTCATCACAGAAACTTCCTGAAGGTGATTATGAACCTCTTCCTCCAGATCATCCACTGAATGTATGTGTTTTTCCCCTTGATAATATAAAAGACAAGCAAGATCATTTTGGAGTATCATCTGAGAACGAGTTTGATGTACTGCAGAAAGAATCTGTGACTATATTATCAGGCCAGGAGAATGAAAGTTCTCAAGGATTAGAACTGAATCAGCATGAGATTGAATGTAGTTCTGACATTGCAGAGACTAGTCCCAAAGTTGATGTAGAATCTCCTATTGTAACTATGACTCCTCCTCCAACCCCTTTGACCATTGGTGTTGAAGGTACTATGGTAGATGTACAAAATGTACTGGATGTGGATGAAAAATCACCAGATATAAGTAAAATTACAGATTCTTTGCAGAAAGTGGATTCAAGTACTGAAGGTGAGGTGGCAggtgctgctgctgttgctgctaccGTAGCAacagctgctgctgctgttgctgcagATGCCAATTTGAAGAAAAGTGAACCTAAAAAACCTGCTGCAAAGAAACCTTTGCCTGAAAAGACAAAGACTACGACTACGAGTAAAGCTCCAGTACGCTCAAAGCCTGTTCCTAGCAAGACAGTTAAGTCTGTTCCCACATCTCCTACGAAGCCTGCCTCAGTCGCAGCAGTTCCGAAACCGTCTCCCAAGAAATTGCCTGCTAGTGCTCCCATTACTAAGCCAGCAAAGGTGCAAAGCCCTACTCCTGCAACCACCAGTGTAAACCGTTCCAAACCTAATGGTTTAGCTCCTAAACCAGCTCCTAGTTTGTTAAaatcaaaaccatcttcaggttccTCACCCGTTACATTAACCAATACTGATGCCGGAAAGCCCAGTACTAAGCGCCCTGAAACTGTTGGAAACAAAACTGGTACTGGCACTTCGCCTGCTTCTAGGATAAGACCTGTTTCAGCACCTACGCCACCTCTAAAATTGTCAGCGAAACCTGCTGTGAGCAAGACGACAATGCCAACTACTGCGCGGCCAAGCACTGCATCTACCAATGGGTCTGTTACTAAATCAAAGGTTTCTTCATCACTACCCAGTCGTCCAAAAACTATTGCCCAGTCTAAAGTTGCCAGTGTGAAAGAAGGAAAGGAATCTGTGAACAAACAGATTTCATCTTCGCGTACTTCAAATATGAAACCTTCCTCTGCTTCAACTGTTACCCGTACAGTTGCTCAGAGCTCGACACGTAAGGTGGAGAGCAAATTGGTTGGAAATAGTGCATGTGTCACAAAGACATCAGCTACTACCACTACACCCAAGACTGCTACAAGTAAACTCGGAACAAAGAAGCAAATTTCATCATCGGTTACGTCTAGTTCGTCTTCAGCCAAAACTAAGGTTTCGGTATCCTCTGAAAATAGAGAGTCTGTTGAAGTGACTTCTGTGATCACAAGTAATGAAGTAAAATGTGATCAGGCAATGTTTGAAAATGCTGCAGTTACTGAATGA